Proteins encoded together in one Psychrobacter sp. 28M-43 window:
- a CDS encoding DUF3426 domain-containing protein: MTTPIKTQCPHCQACYSVKQTQLNQVNATISCDRCQQSFLVNKHLVVNSEVIQKPTPQKNIPAQQTAQTKPILNEKKATTSSNQHKLQSVPNRPTSSISKKKSSDTLIHDDLIYDDMDIDEPEEDVQEYDSLDSMDAWLTQASNTSPSVATTEKPKAPLSKETIKSSNSSTKKPSTSTISASSSTQDMLSSAAANDIHANVESTDNNSWLQKLLEEQNQDEETPPDDTDLSQLLSDMGVPVKDEDPAADDRLRKTQLPFAPAQTTRSIASLLWILGCLVLALLLAAQYVIFNLENLVKNPAYAQRLQSICSVAACSLPSADLSALTINNTFHRSSQIKTAGTFSDIGATLSNGSPQSQLYPNVKISVYGKDEIIGEFIADPNDYLLGKQSQLAANTDRQLLFTIPVANAQIRDITMTALY, from the coding sequence ATGACCACGCCAATAAAAACCCAATGCCCCCATTGCCAAGCTTGCTATAGCGTTAAACAAACTCAACTGAATCAAGTCAATGCTACCATCAGCTGTGATCGGTGCCAGCAAAGTTTTTTGGTCAATAAGCATCTTGTGGTAAATTCTGAGGTTATTCAAAAACCAACACCACAAAAAAATATTCCTGCTCAACAAACAGCTCAAACTAAACCAATTTTGAACGAGAAAAAAGCGACTACTAGTAGTAATCAGCATAAACTTCAAAGTGTGCCAAATCGCCCTACATCTTCAATCAGTAAGAAAAAATCATCTGATACTTTGATTCATGACGACTTAATCTATGATGATATGGATATAGACGAGCCAGAAGAAGACGTTCAAGAGTATGACTCATTAGATAGTATGGATGCATGGTTAACCCAAGCCAGTAATACCAGTCCTAGCGTAGCAACCACAGAAAAACCAAAAGCGCCCCTTTCTAAAGAAACTATCAAAAGCTCTAATTCATCAACCAAAAAACCATCTACTAGTACAATATCAGCATCCTCATCAACACAGGACATGCTCAGCTCGGCAGCGGCCAATGATATTCATGCCAATGTTGAGAGTACTGATAACAATTCATGGCTGCAAAAACTATTAGAAGAACAAAATCAAGACGAAGAAACACCACCAGATGATACAGATCTATCACAGCTTCTCTCTGATATGGGTGTACCCGTTAAAGATGAAGACCCTGCTGCCGACGATCGCTTAAGAAAAACACAGCTACCGTTTGCACCAGCCCAAACGACACGTTCAATTGCATCATTGTTATGGATATTAGGTTGTTTGGTCTTAGCACTCCTACTCGCGGCTCAGTATGTTATTTTTAACTTAGAAAATTTAGTCAAAAACCCAGCCTATGCTCAGCGTCTCCAATCGATCTGCTCTGTCGCTGCCTGCAGCTTGCCCAGTGCAGACTTATCAGCGCTTACCATCAACAATACCTTTCATAGAAGCAGTCAGATTAAAACTGCTGGTACATTTAGTGATATAGGCGCTACTCTAAGTAATGGGAGCCCGCAATCACAACTATATCCTAATGTAAAAATAAGCGTTTATGGTAAAGATGAGATTATTGGAGAGTTTATTGCAGATCCAAACGATTATTTATTAGGCAAGCAAAGTCAGTTAGCTGCCAATACAGATAGACAGCTTTTATTTACTATTCCTGTGGCTAATGCGCAAATTCGCGACATTACTATGACCGCTCTTTATTAG
- a CDS encoding HopJ type III effector protein: MSIRQSDVSALLNGLNKKAIGFNDVISFIDDFYRYAPAPFVNGMVHNTAGENEGSAKIFGFAKHHGLNQLDTLKLFGEHYAKVQATPNGTDHANIRNFLHWGWQGFLMQKNPLTVRPSVDTTAI; the protein is encoded by the coding sequence ATGAGTATCCGCCAATCAGATGTATCGGCATTACTTAATGGTTTGAACAAAAAAGCCATTGGATTCAATGATGTCATCAGCTTTATCGATGATTTTTATCGCTATGCACCTGCCCCTTTTGTAAATGGGATGGTACATAATACAGCCGGTGAGAACGAAGGTAGCGCAAAGATTTTTGGTTTTGCTAAGCACCATGGTTTGAACCAATTGGACACGCTTAAATTATTTGGCGAACACTATGCCAAGGTTCAAGCAACGCCTAACGGTACCGATCATGCCAATATCCGTAATTTTTTACATTGGGGTTGGCAAGGATTTTTGATGCAAAAGAACCCGCTAACGGTTCGTCCTAGTGTCGATACGACTGCTATTTAA
- the prmA gene encoding 50S ribosomal protein L11 methyltransferase, whose product MAWQQLHLQCEKSNVDLAEALLLEAGALSIALDDAGDQPLFEPLPGESPLWDEVILTGLFDATTDAGSRQAVEQLSHEIAAQVQATRIWLTAVDDKDWEREWMSNYHPIECANDLWIVPDWLTPPNPEATNIIMDPGLAFGTGYHATTRLCLDWLTEQDLTDKVVIDYGCGSGILGIAALLLGARQVYAVDIDPQAVLATNQNAVRNNVGDRLQAFLPEEFTEYCSQHDVLPVEVIVANILAKPLVGLAPYFATLIAPKGRIVLAGLIESQTEQVTEAYQPYFALDPKHAFTAQEDQHWQRLSGTFTS is encoded by the coding sequence ATGGCATGGCAACAACTGCATTTACAATGCGAAAAATCAAACGTCGACTTGGCTGAAGCGCTTTTATTAGAAGCAGGCGCATTATCAATCGCTTTAGACGATGCTGGCGATCAACCTTTGTTTGAGCCACTTCCAGGTGAATCACCGCTTTGGGATGAGGTGATACTAACAGGATTATTTGATGCGACTACTGATGCGGGCAGTCGTCAAGCGGTTGAGCAATTAAGTCATGAAATCGCTGCACAAGTACAGGCTACTCGTATTTGGTTAACGGCTGTTGATGATAAGGATTGGGAGCGCGAGTGGATGAGCAACTATCATCCTATCGAATGTGCTAATGACTTATGGATTGTGCCTGACTGGCTAACGCCGCCTAACCCTGAAGCCACCAATATCATTATGGACCCAGGCTTGGCATTTGGTACTGGCTATCATGCTACGACTCGCCTATGTCTAGACTGGCTAACAGAGCAAGACTTAACAGACAAAGTAGTGATCGATTATGGTTGTGGCTCAGGTATTCTAGGGATTGCTGCTTTGCTATTGGGTGCACGTCAGGTATATGCAGTCGACATCGACCCGCAGGCGGTACTTGCTACCAATCAGAATGCGGTACGCAACAATGTAGGCGATCGTTTGCAGGCATTTTTGCCAGAAGAATTTACAGAGTATTGCTCACAACATGATGTGTTGCCTGTAGAAGTGATCGTTGCTAATATTTTAGCAAAGCCGCTTGTTGGTTTAGCACCTTACTTTGCAACACTGATTGCGCCAAAGGGCCGTATCGTATTGGCAGGCTTGATTGAATCGCAAACCGAGCAAGTCACTGAAGCTTATCAGCCATATTTTGCACTGGACCCTAAGCATGCTTTTACTGCGCAAGAAGACCAGCACTGGCAGCGTTTATCAGGTACATTTACCAGCTAG
- a CDS encoding YeaC family protein produces the protein MDKQTILASLTPEVVDKFRMAIELGKWPDGRKITAEQRETCMQAVMVWEHEHLPPAERTGYIHKPVKDDGTVVGAECDVEHEHHYPNMPNPKGAVQPVKFRDK, from the coding sequence ATGGATAAACAAACAATACTAGCAAGTCTAACGCCCGAAGTGGTTGATAAGTTTCGTATGGCGATTGAGCTAGGTAAATGGCCTGACGGTCGTAAGATTACCGCTGAGCAGCGTGAGACTTGTATGCAAGCAGTGATGGTATGGGAGCATGAGCATCTGCCGCCAGCTGAGCGTACAGGTTATATTCATAAACCTGTAAAAGACGATGGTACTGTCGTTGGCGCTGAATGTGATGTCGAGCACGAGCATCACTATCCTAATATGCCAAATCCTAAAGGTGCAGTACAGCCTGTTAAGTTTCGTGATAAATAG
- the mrcB gene encoding penicillin-binding protein 1B, translated as MQKPNYKLPNTKLSASSKSAMRTLPSQQRGLVFSSLLLITIIAGMVLLALYLIKLDRTITHKFEGKRWDIPAKVYSQPLELYQGANVDRDTMKTWLELLNYQSNKAYDRTGTYHRTGNTYFIHTRGFTYSANDKDAEQVIKMTISGNKVESIQSTLPAKSGIIRLEPVNIGGIYPDSNEDRMVVSLDEVPQPLIDALIATEDRAFYEHKGVSVRGIARAVINNFTGGARQGGSTITQQLIKNFYLNSDRTIKRKANEALMAVLLELHYSKDEILQTYLNEIYLGQNGNRSINGFGLASQFYFDKPLNELRLDQQAMLVGMAKGPSIYNPRRNPNDSKARRDVVLNNMLTMGTLSQEDYDKALKQPLGIVDKPAEGKSQFPDFLDIVKRELNTVYYSDDLKNEGLIIISTLDPIAQLAADKAVDRKLGELRRNSSKTKDLQGALVSANPETGELVSVVGSGSEFTGFNRAVDAKRQVGSLLKPIIYMTALESGRYNLASSVDDSPITVNLNDGTDWNPKNYDNRDHGYVPFTTALSQSYNQAAVRLGMEFGVNTFAKQLQRMGIKEKIPPYPSALLGSVNLSPMDMLGIYQVFATGGFRTPIHSIRTVIDDRGRILQRTGLNTQRSIPPETNFLTNYALQQVVSNGTARRAQSLGSNLNLAGKTGTTNDYRDAWFAGYSGNYVSVVWVGRDDNKPIGLSGGTGALPVWVDYMKRLKLTPVALPEPEGIEWLWLENNSGKLSNERCANARYLPVMSAHLPEEASSCALSLYQQDRAREQIQFQNQQGDINQQRRREGLEIPNGEAVESEGAEGSSEQSEGDEDRADTWYDRAVEWF; from the coding sequence GTGCAAAAACCTAATTACAAGTTACCAAATACCAAGTTATCAGCGTCATCTAAGTCTGCTATGCGCACGCTACCCTCGCAGCAGCGCGGCTTGGTCTTTAGTAGTCTGCTATTAATTACCATCATCGCAGGCATGGTGCTGTTGGCGCTATATTTGATCAAACTTGATCGCACCATTACTCATAAGTTTGAGGGCAAGCGCTGGGACATTCCAGCCAAAGTGTATTCGCAGCCGCTTGAGCTGTATCAAGGTGCCAATGTCGATAGAGATACGATGAAGACATGGCTAGAGTTGCTTAATTATCAAAGCAACAAAGCTTATGATCGTACAGGCACCTATCATCGAACAGGTAATACTTACTTTATTCACACGCGCGGCTTTACGTATAGCGCCAATGATAAAGATGCCGAGCAAGTCATCAAAATGACAATTTCTGGCAATAAAGTAGAATCTATCCAGAGTACTCTGCCTGCCAAAAGCGGCATCATTCGTCTAGAGCCTGTCAATATCGGTGGTATCTATCCAGACAGTAATGAAGATCGGATGGTTGTGTCTTTGGACGAAGTGCCTCAGCCGTTAATTGATGCCCTTATCGCTACCGAAGATCGCGCGTTTTATGAGCATAAAGGGGTATCGGTACGTGGTATCGCCCGTGCCGTAATCAATAACTTTACTGGTGGTGCCAGACAAGGTGGCTCGACCATCACCCAGCAGCTGATCAAAAACTTCTATCTCAATTCAGATCGCACCATCAAACGCAAAGCCAATGAAGCATTGATGGCCGTGCTCCTTGAGCTTCATTACAGTAAAGATGAAATTTTACAGACCTATTTGAATGAGATTTATCTGGGTCAAAATGGCAACCGCTCTATCAATGGTTTTGGCCTAGCATCACAGTTTTATTTTGACAAACCTCTTAATGAGCTGCGCTTAGATCAGCAAGCAATGCTGGTTGGTATGGCAAAAGGCCCAAGTATCTATAATCCACGTCGTAATCCAAATGACTCAAAAGCACGCCGTGATGTGGTGCTTAACAATATGCTGACAATGGGCACATTGAGCCAAGAAGACTACGATAAAGCCTTAAAGCAACCACTTGGCATCGTGGATAAGCCTGCTGAAGGCAAAAGCCAGTTCCCTGACTTCTTAGATATTGTCAAACGTGAGCTAAATACCGTCTATTATTCTGATGACCTCAAGAACGAAGGTCTAATTATTATCAGTACTCTAGACCCTATCGCTCAATTGGCCGCAGATAAAGCCGTTGATAGAAAACTTGGTGAACTGCGCCGTAACAGTAGCAAAACTAAGGACTTGCAAGGTGCATTAGTCAGTGCCAATCCTGAGACTGGCGAGCTCGTGTCTGTTGTAGGTAGTGGTAGTGAATTTACAGGGTTTAACCGTGCGGTCGATGCCAAACGTCAAGTCGGCTCGTTGCTGAAGCCTATCATTTATATGACTGCGCTTGAGAGCGGTCGTTATAACTTGGCCAGTTCAGTAGATGACTCCCCTATTACGGTCAATCTAAACGATGGTACTGACTGGAACCCTAAAAACTACGACAACCGTGATCATGGCTATGTACCATTTACCACGGCACTGTCTCAATCCTATAACCAAGCGGCAGTACGCTTAGGTATGGAGTTCGGCGTTAATACCTTTGCCAAGCAATTACAGCGCATGGGTATCAAAGAAAAAATCCCACCTTACCCATCAGCGTTACTAGGCTCAGTTAATTTGAGCCCGATGGATATGCTTGGTATTTACCAAGTATTTGCCACTGGTGGCTTCCGCACTCCTATTCATAGTATTCGTACTGTCATTGATGATCGCGGCCGTATCTTACAGCGTACTGGGCTTAACACTCAGCGCAGTATTCCACCTGAAACCAACTTTTTGACCAACTATGCATTACAGCAAGTCGTCTCAAATGGTACGGCTAGACGTGCACAATCGCTCGGTAGTAATTTAAACCTAGCAGGAAAAACGGGTACGACAAACGATTACCGTGATGCTTGGTTTGCAGGCTATAGTGGCAACTATGTGAGTGTCGTTTGGGTTGGTCGTGATGATAATAAACCGATTGGCTTGAGTGGTGGTACTGGCGCCTTACCAGTTTGGGTAGATTATATGAAACGTCTAAAACTGACTCCGGTTGCTCTACCAGAGCCAGAAGGTATCGAGTGGTTATGGCTAGAGAATAACTCAGGCAAACTGTCTAATGAACGCTGTGCCAACGCTCGCTACCTACCAGTAATGTCAGCTCATTTACCAGAAGAAGCCAGTAGTTGTGCGCTAAGCCTATACCAGCAAGATCGTGCTCGTGAACAGATACAATTCCAAAATCAGCAAGGTGATATCAATCAACAACGTCGCCGCGAAGGTTTAGAGATTCCAAATGGCGAAGCTGTTGAATCTGAGGGTGCAGAAGGTAGCAGCGAGCAAAGTGAAGGTGATGAAGACCGTGCTGATACTTGGTATGACCGCGCTGTTGAATGGTTCTAG
- a CDS encoding NAD(+) kinase, which produces MGRAGKRSVTQSLVQIAQTVNDMNLTLIMDVQTANLPTLDLTDIERVKIVKRGLIGEICDLVIVVGGDGSILHAAEALARYRVPVLGVNRGRLGFLADVKPDEAAFKLRQVLMGDYQLDHRFLLTMEIREGRKIIHEDMALNDIVLHAGKSVHMIDFQMKIDGHDVYRQHSDGLIAATPTGSTAYALSGGGPIIHPSMDAICLVPMHPHTLSSRPIVVSGNSEVCIRIHEDNRTQPMVSADGKPSVPLEQEQRLHIRKHPDKLTLLHPPGFDFYEACRTKLHWNVHAEEFSLDVDDDIIDDE; this is translated from the coding sequence ATGGGACGTGCTGGTAAACGTAGTGTCACTCAAAGCTTGGTACAGATTGCCCAAACCGTCAATGACATGAATTTGACGTTGATAATGGATGTACAAACGGCCAATTTGCCAACGCTTGATCTCACAGACATAGAAAGAGTCAAAATCGTCAAACGTGGTTTGATTGGTGAGATTTGTGATTTGGTTATTGTGGTTGGCGGTGATGGTTCGATACTACATGCCGCTGAAGCGCTAGCACGCTACCGTGTACCTGTATTAGGGGTTAACCGTGGTCGTTTAGGGTTCTTAGCAGATGTAAAACCTGATGAAGCTGCGTTTAAGTTACGCCAAGTATTGATGGGAGACTATCAACTGGATCATCGGTTTTTATTGACGATGGAGATACGAGAAGGTCGCAAAATTATCCATGAAGACATGGCCCTGAACGACATCGTACTGCATGCTGGTAAATCCGTACATATGATTGATTTTCAGATGAAAATTGATGGACATGACGTTTATAGACAGCATAGTGATGGCTTGATAGCGGCAACACCGACTGGCTCTACCGCTTATGCCTTATCAGGTGGTGGTCCAATCATTCATCCGAGTATGGACGCTATTTGTCTGGTGCCGATGCATCCCCATACGTTATCTAGCAGACCGATTGTGGTCAGTGGTAATAGTGAGGTCTGTATTCGTATCCACGAAGACAATCGTACTCAGCCGATGGTGAGTGCGGACGGTAAGCCAAGCGTGCCACTTGAGCAAGAGCAACGTCTCCATATTCGTAAGCATCCTGATAAGCTTACTTTGTTGCACCCACCTGGGTTTGACTTTTATGAGGCCTGCCGTACAAAGTTGCACTGGAACGTACATGCCGAAGAATTCAGTCTTGATGTCGATGATGATATTATAGACGATGAATAA
- a CDS encoding tetratricopeptide repeat protein, giving the protein MMVSSLRTTTSVKQTMLLWRNKITSSNALLVGSAIVGMLSLSACQTAPSTSPTVQTTPVQTLPTSQPTVPSTTTAQAPITEANDQSNYPTEPYDAVEQSETPNPLTQETPVFTPPAPEVVQPDPVIIAPSRNDYIISEPTVPSHNELLEHARRNSQQRTQQSASNNSNLPAFRNLMQVGISQLKAGNLTNAESSFTRAQRLAPKSSAVYFYLAQVALKKNQPRKAEAMARRGLSVSQDSNRRRALWQVILQSGQAQGNSRVVNEAKQALR; this is encoded by the coding sequence ATGATGGTGTCATCTTTACGGACAACTACTTCAGTAAAACAAACAATGCTGCTATGGCGTAATAAAATTACGTCAAGCAACGCTTTACTTGTAGGTAGCGCGATCGTTGGCATGCTAAGTCTAAGTGCTTGTCAGACGGCCCCTAGCACATCGCCCACAGTGCAAACCACGCCTGTTCAAACATTACCAACATCACAACCGACCGTGCCATCAACGACAACTGCTCAAGCGCCTATCACGGAAGCAAATGATCAAAGCAACTATCCAACCGAGCCTTACGATGCAGTTGAACAGTCCGAAACACCAAATCCATTAACGCAAGAGACACCTGTATTTACACCTCCTGCTCCAGAAGTGGTGCAGCCTGATCCTGTTATCATTGCGCCTTCTCGTAACGACTATATAATCTCCGAGCCAACAGTACCGTCGCATAATGAGTTACTTGAGCACGCTAGAAGAAACTCGCAGCAACGTACTCAACAATCTGCCAGCAACAACAGTAATCTGCCTGCCTTTCGCAATTTGATGCAAGTAGGTATCAGTCAATTGAAAGCGGGCAATCTAACCAATGCAGAAAGCAGCTTTACCCGTGCGCAGCGTTTAGCGCCTAAATCATCGGCGGTATACTTCTATTTGGCACAAGTAGCATTAAAAAAGAACCAGCCTCGTAAGGCAGAAGCGATGGCACGTCGCGGTCTTAGTGTCTCTCAAGACAGTAATCGTAGACGAGCACTATGGCAAGTTATATTACAATCAGGACAAGCTCAGGGTAACTCACGCGTAGTCAATGAAGCAAAACAAGCATTACGCTAA
- a CDS encoding Bax inhibitor-1/YccA family membrane protein: MANPIVSRAELAIGGNPMTVKGVIQKTSLLLGLSAITGVGFFFYALMAGLSQGFITMAAFGSMIAAFVLALFITFKPQKAKTLAVPYALLEGIFLGGISLFFMRMYPTVPVTAMCATFVTAAVMLGLYRSGLVKVTEKFRSIVTSAVIAIMLVYVAQWVLSLAFGSSLPFLFEGGAIAIGFSLFVIVIASFTLLLDFDNIDRGVAMGVSEDYEWLFSIGILATLVWMYIEFMRLLSYLQD, encoded by the coding sequence ATGGCCAATCCTATTGTCAGTCGCGCAGAACTTGCGATCGGCGGTAATCCAATGACGGTCAAGGGTGTAATTCAAAAGACCAGCTTATTACTTGGTTTATCAGCCATTACTGGTGTGGGCTTTTTCTTTTATGCGCTTATGGCAGGTTTATCGCAAGGTTTTATTACGATGGCAGCCTTTGGTAGCATGATTGCTGCGTTTGTTCTGGCTCTTTTTATTACCTTCAAGCCGCAAAAAGCCAAGACTTTGGCAGTGCCTTACGCCTTGTTAGAAGGCATATTTTTGGGCGGTATCTCATTATTTTTCATGAGAATGTATCCAACAGTACCAGTCACTGCAATGTGCGCAACTTTCGTCACAGCTGCGGTTATGCTAGGTTTATATCGTTCAGGTTTAGTTAAAGTTACTGAAAAGTTCCGCTCTATTGTGACCTCGGCGGTTATTGCTATCATGCTTGTCTATGTAGCACAGTGGGTACTTTCTCTAGCGTTTGGCTCATCATTACCGTTCCTATTTGAAGGTGGCGCTATCGCTATTGGCTTTAGCTTATTTGTCATCGTTATCGCTTCTTTCACCTTGCTGTTAGATTTCGATAATATTGATCGCGGTGTTGCGATGGGTGTTTCTGAAGATTACGAGTGGCTGTTCAGTATTGGTATTCTTGCGACCTTAGTCTGGATGTATATCGAATTTATGCGTCTGCTAAGCTATCTACAAGACTAA
- a CDS encoding heavy metal translocating P-type ATPase, giving the protein MSSIQSSVSSATNHSYEDTSIIEGLVLPLADHCFHCGDPVPQPPFHAEILGQSREMCCMGCQLAAQSIVEAGLEQYYLDRSEINRTASLPTQLTRLEVYDHDEIKSQFVYAQDGMSVAELSVNNLRCAACTWLIESRLDELEGIGKCQVNLTNQRMRVIWDESKLPISRILAVINEIGYEAKPYRQDTHEAMLARHNNQMLLRLGIAALGSMQAMMYAVALYFGEYSDMLIFQRDFLRWVSLFVSTPVFFYAGIPFFTSAWSAIRARQVNMDVPVSLALIITFFASLYATITGQGETYYDSVSMFIFFLLAGRYIEHNARLKAATMANDLVVVEPVLVQKVAEDKAAAERILQRLTENKSQQSEAIEDNAQKGSSVAAEVMPDFMQRMDANVHQLTSRIAQDWQQSRNQQNVQSQPEGDIESKQMVTAHSLQVGDIILVEAGSEIISDGILLSSTATVSQSLLTGEGDLIIKSQGDYIVGGAQNDSQPFEMLVTALPKDSQIGLIDRLMNRAMSEKPKLAQQADKLARWFVARILVLSALVFVGWYIVDPSQAIWATVAVLVATCPCALSLATPIALTVSTNRLASYGFLTTRGHTLQTLAEITHVAFDKTGTLTYGKPNLLNIELITPKSQTEIDDLSLIAQKDTLLAIAAALEVGSRHPIAHALLTAAYQLHLPSTQAVQHYPAGGVEAMIDGTVYRIGHKDFALDRTDNSGNDIDANDDLTIDLVAQRASSAVVLSRQNIDDNEWQALACFYFNDKVRDSAKSLLDTLKGLGIESVMLTGDPSPQALVMAENLGMQSAYNGLSPTDKVNHIQQLQANGAVVLMVGDGINDAPVLAAADVSTSIAGAADLAQVSSDSIILNGQIEAITAAKRISDKTERIIKQNFRWALAYNSIVLIPAALGYVPPWLAAIGMSLSSLFVVLNALRLKRA; this is encoded by the coding sequence ATGTCTAGTATCCAATCATCAGTATCATCTGCTACCAATCATTCTTATGAAGACACTTCTATCATCGAAGGCTTAGTGCTTCCGCTGGCTGATCACTGTTTCCACTGTGGTGACCCTGTACCTCAGCCACCGTTTCATGCTGAGATATTAGGTCAGTCACGAGAAATGTGTTGTATGGGCTGTCAGTTAGCTGCCCAAAGCATTGTAGAGGCTGGTCTTGAGCAATACTATCTTGACCGATCGGAAATTAACCGCACGGCAAGTTTGCCAACTCAGCTGACTCGCCTCGAAGTTTACGATCATGACGAAATAAAATCGCAATTCGTTTACGCGCAAGATGGCATGTCAGTAGCAGAGCTGTCGGTCAATAACTTACGCTGTGCTGCCTGTACGTGGCTGATTGAGTCGCGTCTCGATGAGCTAGAGGGTATTGGTAAATGTCAGGTAAATTTGACCAACCAACGTATGCGGGTCATTTGGGATGAGAGCAAATTACCCATCAGTCGCATTTTAGCGGTCATCAACGAAATCGGCTACGAAGCCAAGCCTTATCGCCAAGATACTCACGAAGCTATGCTGGCACGTCATAATAATCAAATGCTATTGCGTCTCGGCATCGCTGCACTAGGTTCGATGCAAGCGATGATGTATGCCGTTGCGCTGTATTTTGGCGAGTATAGCGACATGTTGATATTTCAGCGTGATTTTTTGCGTTGGGTGTCTTTATTTGTGAGTACGCCTGTATTTTTCTATGCTGGTATTCCTTTTTTTACCTCTGCATGGTCAGCAATTCGTGCGCGCCAAGTCAATATGGATGTGCCCGTCAGTCTTGCGTTGATTATTACTTTCTTTGCCAGTCTCTACGCTACCATCACTGGGCAAGGGGAGACGTATTATGACTCGGTCAGTATGTTTATCTTCTTTTTGTTGGCAGGGCGTTATATCGAGCACAATGCACGTCTAAAAGCCGCGACTATGGCTAATGATTTGGTCGTGGTTGAACCAGTACTGGTGCAAAAAGTCGCTGAAGATAAAGCCGCTGCCGAGCGTATTTTGCAGCGGCTTACAGAAAATAAGTCTCAACAAAGTGAAGCTATCGAAGATAATGCTCAAAAGGGTTCGAGTGTGGCGGCTGAAGTCATGCCTGATTTTATGCAGCGTATGGATGCCAATGTTCATCAGCTCACATCGCGTATCGCTCAAGACTGGCAGCAGTCACGCAACCAACAGAATGTGCAATCACAACCCGAAGGCGATATAGAGTCAAAGCAAATGGTCACCGCTCATAGTTTACAAGTGGGCGACATTATTTTGGTTGAAGCGGGCTCTGAGATTATCAGTGATGGCATCTTGCTAAGTTCTACCGCAACGGTGTCACAAAGTCTACTGACGGGCGAGGGTGATTTAATCATCAAATCTCAAGGCGATTATATTGTTGGTGGTGCACAAAATGACAGCCAGCCGTTTGAGATGCTAGTCACCGCCTTGCCAAAAGACAGCCAGATAGGCTTAATTGATCGATTGATGAATCGTGCCATGAGCGAAAAACCCAAATTGGCGCAGCAAGCAGATAAGTTGGCGCGTTGGTTTGTGGCACGTATTTTGGTTTTATCCGCCTTAGTATTTGTCGGCTGGTATATTGTTGACCCAAGCCAAGCCATTTGGGCAACCGTGGCAGTCTTAGTCGCTACTTGTCCATGTGCTCTGTCGTTGGCAACGCCGATTGCCTTGACCGTCTCAACCAATCGTCTGGCAAGCTATGGTTTTTTGACGACGCGTGGCCATACCTTACAAACGCTAGCTGAAATCACGCACGTTGCTTTTGATAAGACAGGCACGCTGACTTATGGTAAGCCAAATTTATTAAATATCGAATTAATCACACCAAAAAGCCAGACCGAAATTGACGATTTATCATTAATAGCGCAAAAAGATACGCTATTGGCCATTGCAGCTGCGCTAGAAGTGGGAAGTCGTCATCCCATTGCCCACGCATTACTGACGGCGGCCTATCAGTTACACCTGCCATCGACACAAGCCGTACAGCATTATCCAGCAGGCGGTGTAGAAGCGATGATTGATGGCACTGTATATCGAATCGGTCACAAGGACTTTGCGTTAGACAGAACAGATAATAGCGGCAATGATATAGATGCAAACGATGATTTAACCATCGATCTGGTAGCTCAGCGAGCCAGCTCAGCAGTCGTGTTATCTCGTCAAAATATTGATGATAATGAATGGCAGGCGCTGGCGTGCTTTTACTTTAACGACAAAGTACGGGATAGCGCTAAGTCCCTGCTCGATACGCTCAAAGGACTAGGTATCGAGTCTGTTATGTTGACAGGTGATCCAAGCCCGCAAGCGTTAGTGATGGCTGAGAACTTGGGAATGCAATCTGCATACAACGGACTATCACCAACCGATAAGGTCAATCATATTCAGCAGTTGCAAGCTAACGGTGCTGTGGTATTGATGGTAGGTGATGGTATCAACGATGCACCAGTGCTAGCAGCAGCAGATGTGTCGACCTCGATTGCAGGTGCGGCAGACTTAGCACAAGTATCTAGTGATAGTATTATCTTAAATGGACAAATCGAGGCCATCACTGCGGCTAAACGTATCTCTGATAAGACGGAACGTATTATCAAGCAAAACTTCCGTTGGGCACTCGCTTACAACAGTATCGTCCTGATACCAGCGGCTTTAGGTTATGTACCACCATGGCTCGCTGCAATTGGTATGTCGCTCAGTTCGCTATTTGTCGTATTAAATGCATTACGCTTAAAACGTGCTTAG